The Pseudorasbora parva isolate DD20220531a chromosome 21, ASM2467924v1, whole genome shotgun sequence sequence tgactttatatcatataattctgactttatgtcacataattctgactttatatcactcaaatctgactttatgtcacataattctgactttatatcactcaattctgactttatatcaaataattctaactatatatatcacataattctgactttgtcacataattctgactttatatctctcaattcagactttatatcactcaattctgactttatatcaaataattctgactatatatatcacataattctgactttgtcacataattctgactttatatctctcaattcagactttatatcactcaattctgactttatatcaaataattctgactatatatatcacataattctgactttgtcacataattctgactttatatcactcaattctgactttatatcaaataattctgactttatatcactcaattctgactttatatcaaataattctgactttatatcacataattctgactttatatctcagaattctgtctttatatctcagaattctgtctttatatctcagaattctgtctttatatctcagaattctgtctttatatctcagaattctgtctttatatctcagaattctgtctttatatcacagaattctgtctttatatctcagaattctgactttatatctcagaattctgactttatatctcagaattctgtctttatatctcagaattctgactttatatctaagaaattctgactttatatctaagaaattctgtctttatatcacagaattctgactttatacctcagaattctgtctttatatctcagaattctgtctttatacctcagaattctgtctttatatctcagaattctgactttatatctcagaattctgactttatatctcagaattctgactttatacctcagaattctgtctttatatctcagaattctgtctttatatctcagaattctgactttatatcacagaattctgtctttatatctcagaattctgtctttatatctcagaattctgactttatatctcagaattctgtctttatatctcagaattctgtctttatatctcagaattctgactttatatcacagaattctgtctttatatcacagaattctgtctttatatctcagaattctgactttatatctcagaattctgtctttatatcacagaattctgtctttatatctcagaattctgactttatatctcagaattctgactttatatctcagaattctgtctttatatctcagaattctgactttatatctaagaaattcagactttatatctaagaaattctgtctttatatcacagaattctgactttatacctcagaattctgtctttatatctcagaattctgtctttatacctcagaattctgtctttatatctcagaattctgactttatatctcagaattctgactttatatctcagaattctgactttatacctcagaattctgtctttatatctcagaattctgtctttatatctcagaattctgactttatatcacagaattctgtctttatatcacagaattctgtctttatatctcagaattctgactttatatctcagaattctgactttatatctcagaattctgtctttatatctcagaattctgactttatatcacagaattctgtctttatatcacagaattctgtctttatatctcagaattctgactttatatctcagaattctgactttatatctcagaattctgtctttatatctcagaattctgactttatatcacagaattctgtctttatatcacagaattctgtctttatatctcagaattctgtctttatatctcagaattctgtctttatatctcagaattctgactttatatctcagaattctgactttatatctcagaattctgtctttatatctcagaattctgactttatatcacagaattctgactttatatcacagaattctgactttatatctcagaattctgactttatatctaagaaattctgtctttatatcacagaattctgtctttatatctATACTGGATTAATACTGTatagattaaaaaataatactggattttatgttatgacTTGAATCTAGTCCATCTAATACTCAGAGCTGTGTTTACATTCAGTTTCACATTTCATAGGAGAAAcatgttttataattttataaagtcTTAGCAAATTTTGAAATATTCTTCTCGTTTGTCTCAGATCGCCACTAAAGATCCTCTCAATCCACTGAAGCAGGACGTGAAGAAAGGGAATCTACGTTACGTTAGCAATGTCTTTCCCCATAAGGGCTACATCTGGAACTATGGAGCGATTCCTCAGGTTTGTGTCCACATGGCTCCTCCGGACGTTTAGAAGTGCACCATGTATAATTCAAATGTGGGAAAACTCCAGGGAAAAGAGAGGTGGATGCATGAACGAGTTCAGAGAGAGACATTTCATGCATGTTTAGATGCCAACCCAAGCAGGCACAAAGATTTGTCCCGAGGCATTACTGGGGGAATGTTATCAGCGGCAGCAGAACTCACCTCGGTCAcatcagggtgtgtgtgtgtgtccacatgAGTGACACGCTCAGATATTCTGGATGAATGGACAGTTCATTTCTCATCTTTTCCAGACGTGGGAGGATCCAGGGCACAGGGACAGAGACACGGGCTGCTGCGGGGATAACGATCCCATCGATATCTGTGACATTGGGAATAAGGTAAAGACCAGAGTCAAATCATTCAACcctatatatattgtgtgtgtgtgtgtgtgtatatgtgtgtgtgtgtgtgtgtgtgtgtgtgtgtgtgtgtgtgtgtgtgtgtgtgtgtgtgtgtgtgtgtgtgtgtgtgtgtgtgtgtgtgtgtgtgtgtgtgtgtgtttgagttacggtgtgtgtgtgtgtatgtgtgtatgtgcgtgtgtgtgtgtgtgcgcgtgcgcgtgcgcgtgcgtgcgtggataggtttaggggtaggggcagtgtagggggatagaatgtaaagtttgtacggtataaaaaccattccGTCTATGGAGTGTCCCCACAAAattagtgaaccagacatggtGTGATATAACAgacataagtgtgtgtgtgatgggtaggtttaggggcagtgtaaggggatagaaaatacggtttgtacagtataaaaaccattatgcctatggaaagtccctataaaacatgaaaacactacgtgtgtgtgtgtgtgtgtgtgtgtgcgtgtgcgtgtgcgtgttttCGATCAGGTTTGCTCTCGGGGGGAAGTCATCCGTGTGAAGGTGTTGGGGACTCTGGCGCTGATAGACGAAGGAGAAACCGACTGGAAAGTCATCGTTATAAATGTCGAGGACCCAGAGGCTGAAGACTTCAATGGTTTGAGACCTTCACCTCTGCATCTGTAATTAGTGTGATGTTCAATCTCAGCGAGCTCTGTGATTCGCAGACATCGAGGACGTCCGCAGACTCAAGCCCGGATACCTGCAGGCCACACTTGATTGGTTCAGGATGTATAAAGTGCCTGATGGGAAGCCGGAAAACCAGTTCGCCTTCAATGGGGAATTCAAGAACAGGGTAAATAGAGCCAACAGGACCAACGTCTTTACAGGAAACACAGATGACATTTGATTAAGGAAGATACTTTTCTCATCATGTCATCAAGGCAGGAAAATTCAAGCATGCACTTTTAATTTCTCTCCCAGATCTGAGATTAGCCAGCATGTCTCACAAAGACTTGATGAGTTTTTAAACATTCAGAAGCCACCAAtcacaacaccctagcaaccaatcacaacacCCTAGCCACCAATCACATCACCCTAGCCACCAAtcacaacaccctagcaaccaatcacaacaccctagcaaccaatcACATCACCCTAGCCACCAATCACATCACCCTAACCACCAAtcacaacaccctagcaaccaatcacaacaccctaaccaccaatcacaacaccctagcaaccaatcACATCACCCTAGCCACCAAtcacaacaccctagcaaccaatcacaacaccctagcaaccaatcACATCAACCTAGCCACCAAtcacaacaccctagcaaccaatcacaacacCCTAGCCACCAATCACATCCCCCTAGCCACCAATCACATCACCCTagcaaccaatcacaacacCCTAGCCACCAATCACATCACCCTAGCCACCAAtcacaacaccctagcaaccaattACATCACCCTAGCCACCAATaataacaccctagcaaccactcacaACACCCTAGCTACCAATCACATCCCCCTAACCACCAAtcacaacaccctagcaaccaatcACATCACCCTAGCCACCAAtcacaacaccctagcaaccaatcacaacacCCTAGCCACCAATCACATCACCCTAGCCACCAAtcacaacaccctagcaaccaatcacaacacCCTAGCCACCAATCACATCACCCTAGCCACCAAtcacaacaccctagcaaccaatcacaacacCCTAGCCACCAATCACATCACCCTAGCCACCAAtcacaacaccctagcaaccaatcacaacaccctagcaaccaatcacaaaaccctagcaaccaatcacaatttttttagcAAATATccagttttttattttcaaatattttataattaagtgttttaatttttagtaaagatactgaatattttttatattttaaaattttcttttttaataaaaaatagtgTTGtttttagtaattaaatattttttaatgctttaaaaatgtaaaaatatactaGCCCTATAGTttcttaaatgtttaaaaataattttaatatactaAATCagaattttataattaatttatttttaaatggatTACAAATTACCAAATACactatattttttatatgtaatttttttagtaaatatacagtttttatttttagggaaataatgatttttttatttttaaatgctttagaaaatgtgtatattttcttgatttctttatttttttaatgctttaaaaatagcaaatatttatatatatatatacatatatatatatatatatatatacatatatatatatatatatatatatatgtatatatatatatatatatatatatatatatatatatatatatatatatatatatatatatatatatatatatatatatatatataatgttttaaaagGTCTTCTTATTTTATGTTCTGCAGGATTTTGCCATTAAAACGGTTAAGGACACTCATAGTTTCTGGAAAGCTCTGATCTCCAAGAGGACAGACGCGGGAGAAGTCAACTGGTGAGACGGCCGTCAGGCTATGATTTATCTTTAGTTTCAAACTTTAATCGACACAGAACTGCTCAGACAAGCCATTCTGTTCAATCATGAGATGTGCCATCTTGAAAGTCACTCAGAATCTGTGAGTCTGTCACTGAGCAAGCAtagcattatgaccactgacaggtgaagtgaataacactgatgatctcttcatcacggctcctgttagtgggtgggatatattaggcagcaagtgaacattttttttccttagagttgatgtgtgtgaagcaggagaaatgggcaagcgtaaggatttgagcgagtttggccagattgtgacggctagacgactgggtcagagcatctccaaaactgcagctcttgtgggctgttcccggtctgcagtggtcagtatctatcaaaagtgctccaaggaaggaccagtggagaaccggccacagggtcatgggcggccaaggctcattgatgcacgtggggagcgaaggctggcccgtggggtccgatcaaacagacgagctactggagctcaaactgctccagaagttaatgctggttctgatagaaagctgtcagaatacattCGTACCTCACGCTTTTCTTTTAATATACACTTGAGAAAAGCATATGCATTGCTTTAGGCCACTCGAGCAACAGGAATTCAATATGAAGCATGGATTCTCTCATTTAGATCAAAATGTAGTCATTAGACAGCCAGTCGTCACGCTGTGATTGAAAATTGTGGTGTCCAGCTTTCAAAGATGGTCCACTGTGGCGGATTTGAGACCAGAAATTAGATTTCAACAGGAGATGGTCTGGGTTTGTTTAGCTCACATCACCTTCAGCGAATGAACATTTGCTTTGACCATATCTCAGTGTTACGCTTTTGTTTCCAATATCCTTCAGTATGAACACCTGCGTCTCCGAAAGTCCCTTCTGCTGCTCCGGTGCCGAAGCCAAAGCCATTGTCGATTCAGTGAGTGTTTTCTATCAGCTCttctgtctctcacacacacacacacacacacacacacacacacacacagaattatAACCCATCTCACTGGAGCATCGAGGCTTTGGGGGACATTTGAGCGTAATGAAATGCTGATTGCATTCTTCTCAAACAACGCCAGGGGTCTGTTTGGATTAATAATCATGCAATTGCAATTATATAAAATCACTTTGAAGAGTGAGAATAATGCGGTGGGAGTTTAATCGTCTTGTCAGTGGTCTgatttaacttttaaaaagccATTAAAAGTCCAACGCAAAAATTAAATGTCaaacatttactcaccctcgagtTCTTTTAAACAGGAGTTTGGTATTAAGTTGAAactggaaaaagaaaaaagcatcagaaaagcaTCGTTAAAGTCAAACTATCatgcaatataatatttttaaaaaaataatttgtcaTGTTTTCAGCACTTTTTGGTTGTTAGTTTTCTTGCaaaagattattttttaatttaaagtcatttgtaaaatgtgaaaaatgtgGTTTGCACAGTGCCCACTTCTTTTTATGTTtcctaataaaataaatgtgaccCCTGactacaaaaccagtcataagggtaattttatattgtaaatatcacctgaaagctgaataaataagcataattgatgtatggtttgttaggacaatatttggcaactattttttatacttttaattttttttatggttATAGAGCAGGACTGCATGTATCCTTCAAGAAGACAAAACCATAATGCATTCCAATAGGCTGATTGTATGAAAAAAGCAACCACCCATGTccttataatttattaaatactgACTAAATGTCATTACAATAGTTCTAGTTCAATTGAGAATGAGGACATACGTCATGGTAGCTTGCTGTCACATGACAAATTGGGTGGTGTTTgggccatagacagtaaaagaaatggactgagcgttcccattgacgtcaacggcgaaataatgaagtcaacctagaggcactcacttcctgatggcggagcgaactgcgccggctcagacggagcttgaggacgtagatgtgacgtgagcctcctgtctgaccactgtaggtcttctagtagttgtggaaagtgaaatctgaatcccgttgtttaaatattttctcccgttgcttttggctctctatcggcttctccccattcttctcctttgactttatcagactttatgtctccacatccccccgactgcctcatagacagtaaagattgcctctgagcgtctcctcaggtctatacggtaatttctcaactgtgcgacagagtcgcgttggttatgacgcaatcgttagcctatttttacaaaaacagcttctgcggggcgatagtgtaagatacaaggtaacggagccttttatgcattgtcgtgtttctttagaaataaacaatggacaaatggagtctttaaacgcctcagatgtaaagttattcactgtcaaagtgactcaaaaatgaatgggagtcaatgggatgctaacagcaggtgatggcttgcttagcaatggcagcccctaggggtggaacgctttccgagcgctagattacccccttgtttGGGCCCGTCCACCATTTTGGGATCCGACGCTATCAGTTGCCAGGGGCAACACTGTAAGAGCGATACAGAGATCGGAGCAGGAAAGACGGCTCGAGGAAGTATCACGTCGTTTAAACAGAGAAATGTTAAAtggaaattaaaaagaaatggagGTTAACTACAGGGAGAAATTGCTACCAGCGCCAAGCACGAGCAATTGCTGCGAGCTGCCTGCAGCAGAATGGAACAGAGACCTAACGTTAGATGCTTTAACTTACTACCTTGCACGTTTCTGAAATGTTTCTATATATTCTTTGtgcattctgaataataaataaatatatctccCCACTATCCTGCAACAGTCTAGTGCTCGTCCTCTCATTAACAGTGTTTTTCTCATACTGACCACATTTTATACCTAATGACAAGATTACATTTCTAAATTAATTTAACTAACTTAATAAAAAGGGACGCTTGTGTGCGCTGGTGCTTTTAGTCCAGCCTTAGACTAAATGCTCAGTAGGTACATGTAACGTTAGAGGAAAATGACAGTCAACTAGCTATAGGCCTACTTTGAATATTAATCATTTTGGCATTAACATGTACATTACATAGAACAAaattgacaatgaaaaatgacagaatagttttcaaaatgtttaatacaaataaataaatgatcgTGTTCATCAGATGtcaacacactccagcatcgCGGCACTAGTAAGACGATGACTGACACCCTGTGGTGAAATAATGGCGTATGTTTACCAGCAGCTGCTTTCTCAGATCGGCTGGGGTGGATTTAGACTTCATGTTCCATTGAGTTTGGAAAATGATGTACATGGTAATCATCAGATTCTCTCTTCTCCGGTCTCTGTCCGAATCCAATACCTGGCGGACCATCCTCCCAAAATGGCGGAAGGGGGCGGGGCGCGGTGTCGTGACGACATCTACTCATCCTCAattcaataatatatatatgtgacactggaccacaaaaccagtcaagaTTGTACCTCTTTTTTTAATTGAGATTTATTcataataaataatctttcattgatttatggtttgttaggataatATTTGgccaactatttgaaaatctgtaaTTTGAGGGTGCAGAAAAGTctaaatattgaaaaaatctcctttaaagttgtccaaatgaagtccttagctaTGCATGTTACTactaattataattttatatatatatatatatatatatatatatatatatatatatatatatatatatatatatatatatatatggtaggAAATTGACTATcttgatcttaatatcctaatgatttttggcatcaaagaaaaatggatcattttgacccattcGATGTATCGTTGGCTATGGCCAcagatatacccgtgagacGCAGGACTGCTGACGCTCTCCAGGGTCACAGATAACTGTATAATTTTAGTTCTTTATAATCCAAATTGTCATTCTGAATATAAAAAGCACATAAAATATTGGACACTTCAGTTTTCTATAATAAACTTTTCTAAATCTttccaaaataataaaaactgatgaaaaggtttatttttctagTGCACAAAATTCACAGGTATGTGAAATATTGAGCTTAAACCTTTCCAAAACTTGCTTAGCATGCAGGATAGATTCTGTGAAGTAATTTGTAAGACACTTCCttaattttgtcataacacAAAACGGCAATTTCCATGCTttgacccaaaaaaaaaaatttaaaaacaacaaagagCATTTTGTATATCCTTATTGCTACATTTtagttttaaaacataaaacattatcAATGAAAATGCACACAAAGATTGTTTTGATTtccattaaaggtgcagtgtgtacattttagcggcatctagtggtgaggttgtgaattacAATCCTTCACGGCTCACCCCTCTCTTTCAAAGCACACAGAAAAGCTACGGTgcctgacacaggacaaaaacgTCGTCTGAGATAGCAGAGATTagtttgtccctttagggctactgtagaaacatggcggcgcaaaatggcgacttcatTGTAATGGACCCGcggtgtgtgtagatagaaGCGGCTCAATCTAAGgtcataaaaacataacggcTCATTATGCAAGGGTTTATACTACACTGAAAATATAGTAATGTCTATTATTGCATTCCTGTCAAAAGATCCTCAtcaatactacacactgcacattTAAGAGCAAGAGCAAACTCTCTTAGTTTAACTGTTTCAGTATGTtaacaaattaacaaaaaaaaatcccttcGTTGAACCAAGTATGATAAAAATagtgatttgtttttaaatagtatGCCTTATATGTGTTATTCCATGtgaaatgcaaattttgtcaacAGAAAAGACTTTTGAACGTGTCAATGAAggaaaatttaaatgttgtTATCATTTACTCGCACCCAAGTTGTCCCAAACCTGAGTTTCCTTCTTCTGCGTACGCATACAGGtctggaacaacttgagggccagtaaataatgacagaatcgTATCTTTTTTAGTGAAATATCTCTTTAAGTGTTCTATAATCTACCAGGACATCAAGTCCCGCTTGCTCTTTGGAGTTAAAAATGGCCTCCTTTttacaataatattaatattttgggTTTTTCTACATATAAAGTCAAAGTATAATGGAACTAAAGTATGGCAGGATATGACGAAATGATGACGTCAAAACCTGCCACTGGTTCCTTGAGTTTTTACATTTCTAAGTAAATAAGTTGACTACTACACTTGGGTCCGTGTatcatctgatcatttcatttcctgttTGAAATGGAATAACGAGAACACATAAATCGTCTCGtttattcgtttttttgtttagtttaaaaaCGAAAAATGAGATTTTGGCTCGATTTTTCATATTTCGTTTGCGGTTTATAAAACGGTTTATGGGTTTGATATTTCGTTTCCACACGTGGGCGGCGCCGAAACGCCTCTttcatctgattggtcaaacaGCTCCGCCTTCAGCGCGAGCTCTTCATTCTGTCAACTTGAACACTGCTTGAGAGTTTGCCACTCTTTAGTTTCTTTTAAGATATTCACACTTTTGCATTTAGGGCCTAATGTTTGTCCATCTGGAACTTGCATTTGTAATGAGCGTTATATTTTAAGCCCTACTTGCTGTTGATAAATTTTATtcatgtaaagagctaatgtcagGGCAaatgtcctgcaaagtttagctcGACTATTTATATAGGCCAATGTACACTAAATGTCAGTAATGTACActtgtaattaaaaaatactgtaaagtATTACATTTAGCAAATCACTACATCACAAgtaatataacaatattttttttaaataaaaatttgatTGAGTAAACAAgatatttgtatttgtaaatatgtttttatattttgaatttgtcactaGGCTTAACTCAACATTGGCAGCCATTGATAAATTAGAGAATACGATTTCAAGGCCGTATTCATTCATTATAAAATAGTATCTAAGTATTTTTTGGTGATGATGAtcttgttttatattatatatatatatatatatatatatatatatttaaggagGGATAAGTCAAAGTAATTTATGTGGtaacctttttctttttttaaattgtcacAGAGATGCTGAAAAAGCTGCCCTTCACTACCTTAAATAGCAAATCGAGTAGCGGTTGGAGGCCTCTCAGGGTTTGGAGAATGTATCCAGACAGATTCAAGACATGGTTTCCAGTACATAGGGAGCAGCACAAAGGGCAAACCTAGCAAGTTCCAGATGGACAAACATTAGGCCCTAAATGCAAAAGTGTGAATATCTTAAAAGAAACTAAAGAGTGGCAAACTCTGAAGCAGTGTTCAAGTTTTAATAAGTTGTACAGCTTGAAGTGTAAAGcttgttctcatagacagatatggcctatttatgaatgaaattaatttgtcatttaaactGTTGCAAACAGGGAAAGTGAGTAGAAAAGACTTATCCTGTCGCCCCCTCTAGTGGACAGCTTTAATCATTACGGCCATCATTGCTCAGATAACGCAAGTCAATGGGATTTTTTGGGAAAGTAAGTCTGACCCGTTAGAAAAGATATAAGTGAGTCAGaccagtctgaaggtctgagctgagtttggtgaagcattatagttctcataatattaataataaataatatttaaataggacTATATGCTGGAGCTCTCAAGCAAACTTAATAAAGACAACTCAGAGAAACATCAcccaattcattatttattatctgttttataataaaaataatacgaTTTTAAAGGTAGGCCTATGTCGTGCTCTTCAACCGACATGATTTTAATTAAACCCAAACTGCTAATTTTGTCAGTATCAATTAATGTATGTTTACTGATACTTCTCacttttctgtctctttcttttcACGTGAACAGAATAgacacattcacaaatataaacTGTATTTCTATTCAATTTTCTTGATTATTGAAATGTCACACATGCCTACCTGCCTTTTGATGTAAATAAAAGACGAGAGTGGCAAATATCACAGACATATTATCATGTACAGTTCagcctgttatttatttttatttccatttcccttTTATCCAAAGAGACGGGACTATTTGCACCGTATTTATCAATGAGAAACAGGCTATCATCCTCAAATAATAGCCTATGGCTCACATTAATGGAGGTCGCTTGCAAATCGCAACAGCACGAATTACGTGACAACATCTTTCATATAGCAACATATTTCTGCTTTAAATATTGTGTGTAGTTAGCAGTGTGTGGTGTTTTCGgacatgtattttaattaaattgcatttgtCAGTCCCGCACTTGTATTCTGCCTGACAGAATGAAGAGCTCGCGCTGAAGGCGGAGCtgtttgaccaatcagatgaaAGAGGCGTTTCGGCGCCGCCCACGTGTGGAAACGAAATATCAAACCC is a genomic window containing:
- the ppa1a gene encoding inorganic pyrophosphatase 2, mitochondrial, producing the protein MSFSTEERGRDNTPDYRLYFKNAEGTYISPFHDIPIYADEAENIFHAVVEVPRWTNAKMEIATKDPLNPLKQDVKKGNLRYVSNVFPHKGYIWNYGAIPQTWEDPGHRDRDTGCCGDNDPIDICDIGNKVCSRGEVIRVKVLGTLALIDEGETDWKVIVINVEDPEAEDFNDIEDVRRLKPGYLQATLDWFRMYKVPDGKPENQFAFNGEFKNRDFAIKTVKDTHSFWKALISKRTDAGEVNCMNTCVSESPFCCSGAEAKAIVDSARPYGEAEPTPSSADKWFYYNQT